The Nerophis lumbriciformis linkage group LG04, RoL_Nlum_v2.1, whole genome shotgun sequence genome contains the following window.
CCTCAATCTATAGGTGTGAGTGTCAATGGTTATTTGTCTACAGTATAAAGTAGTGCCTCAATTTACGagctggttctgtgacggagctcttaactcaaaacacttgtaattAAAATCAACCAGGTTTTTTTGTCTGATGTTATGAGGTTCACAGTAGGGATgcttacctttcacatttgaaccgataccgtACCAATTCCTGGTATCTTCGAATTGATACTGGTAGTCTACAATACCGATTTTcggtattttttataaatattgttttaataataaaatcaatgcttttattgtaacatttaaagatgagctgattatgataacttctGTCCCGttattatatcttgttttattaataCAATTCTGAGTCAATTTCTCTGTGCTATAAAAATACAGACAATTTACCATTTTAgtgttagggatgtaacgatatgaacattttatatcatGGCTATTGTTACCAAAATTAGCACCGTTATTAAAATCacaatattgttgaatgtgttcaATAGGTACTTATAAACACACATTCtattaatatacaaatatatatatatatatatatatatatatatatatatatatatatatatatatatatatatatatatatgtgtatgtatatatatatatatatatatatatatgtgtatgtatatatatatatatatatatgtatatatatatatatgtgtatgtatatatatatatatatatatgtgtatgtatatatatatatatatatatgtatatatatatatatatatatatataaaaatttatgtatgtatatatatgtgtgtgtgtgtgtatatatatatgtgtttgtgtgtatatatatatatgtgtatatatatatatatatatatatatacatatatatatatataggtgtgtatatatatatatatatatatatatataggtgtatatatataggtgtgtatatatataggtgtatgtatatataggtatgtgtgtgtgtatatatataggtgtgtgtatatatacatacagtatacacatacacatatatatatgtatatttatatatatatatgtatatatatatatatatatatatatatatatatatgtcatatatatatatatatgtcatatatatatatatatatatatatatatatgacatatatatatatataagacatatatatatatatatatatatgacatatatatatatatatgacatatatatatgacatatatatatatgtgtatatatatatgtatatatatatatatatatatatgtatgtcatatatgtatgtcatatatatgtatatatgtatatatatatatgtatgtcatatatatatatgtatgtcatatatatatatatatatatgtatgtcatatatatatatatatatatatatatatgtatgtcatatatatatatatatatatatatatatatatatatatatatatatatatatatatatatatatgtatgtatgtcatatatatatatatatatatatatatatatatatatatatatatatatatgtatgtatacgttcctattgttacatccctagtgtgtAATATGAccagccttgtcctccagtgttAATGCTATTTGATAATGATACCTAAGATACCAAGAAGTGCAGTTTATTTGTCGTAATGCGGGTGATTATTAACTTAGAGGAACGgaatgtatggagacacataattagctgcttgcTGCTTGTCAGCGGGGGGATTAAAATGGTGTGATCGCCAATAAAATGCAATAACCAGCAATggtgatcacatactttttcacggaAATCGGCAGATACTTATTGTTGGCTGATGGATCGACAGGACCCTACTGTGTTATATTCTTATCGGCGATACCGTCACTTGGTATTAGACCCCCTGGTGGCAAAGCAAGAGTGAGGCGGTAAATGCCAGATGGTGGGACTGCAGCACAGCATGAGTGTGGATTGGACAAAAATAACGAAAGCTGGTATAGACTGGTATAGTATGGGCTGATGAAAAGACTTCAAGTCATGTTTGTCTCCATGTTCATCAAGTATCTGATCCCTCACCTTTCCTGGAGACGAGTCTGGCCAGTAGCTGTCTCAGAGTGTTTAAAGCCTCCACGTCTTCCTGAGCTCGGTCGGAGTTGCTGAGCTGCCCGGAAGGAGGCGCACCAGCAGAGCGAGCTTGGCGTGTGTGGTTGATTGCGTGGCCGTCTGACGCCACAGCTGCACTATCAGATCTGTGGGACTGGACATGATAAAAGAAATGTGGTAAGTATCCTCTTGAGTCATTAAGcatattttcaaaatattatgtGTTTTTCTTCTGCATTGTCTGTAGAAACAGTTTCTGTATGGAAGATATTAAAAGAATGTGAATGTGAGCaggttaaagtgtaaaaaaacaaagtatCATTAGCATGTACGGTAAATCCATGAGTTAGAGCAGGGGTCAACAGCATGTAGCTGATTTTGAGTAGCTCACTAAAAGGTCAAAAATACTGTCTACAAATCTTACTATTTTTTATAACTTATATTCATCCATTATGCAATTATTTAATGACCACTTCCCACAAAATAGAATAAAGAGAATGACCGCACTTCTTGAGTGGAGATGTGCCTCATAAATTTATAAGTACAATTAAATGTCatataaataaacacaaatagCCTACCGCTCTTTTCTTATTGTCCAAGTAACTAACAGTGATGAGAGTTGGAGACCTCTTTTTTAGTGTTCGCAACAATGCAATTATTTTCATTGTTTGGACATTCAAAAGAAAATAGAATCTATTTCGGGATGATGGCCCGTAAACTTTCGGGTTTCGCACAAATTGACATTGATTTCTTTCTTGTTTCTTTCCTTTTATGTTGCTGACTCTGCTCTCTCGACATTTGCTGTGGTTGCTTGATAAATGATGTTTGTGTGATGGAAATGAAAGTGACCACAAAAAACAGAAAttaaatatacatacaatacaaatatatattataattatttttataataaaataaaactattTGCAAAATGAGATGACAACTGATTTCAACGCGATGAAGCATTGATTGTGGAAGAACAACGAAAATATGGCAAAAAAGAACATACAATAAAAATGATACATGCAAAATCCTTTGAGAAGAAGAATGTAGGGGCGAGAACGTATGTGTGTTCATACCTGCCTTTTTTTCTAATGCAGACCATCCTTACAGTAACATAGAGTCATATAAATGTTTCCATTTGGACATAATCTGTTTTCCACAttattgcgtgtgtgtgtgtgtgtgtgtgtctctatgtatgtatttactgtacagtatataccaCTTACAATGGACTGTGACGGCAGACTCAGCGAGACCCTCGACACGGCAGCCAGAAAAACGAGCACACAGATAATAATATTCATGCCTGCAGACAAGAAATAGAAAAGAAAACATCCAAGTTATAAAGCCATAAAAATAATCCACTTTTTTTTACTGGACACTGAGCCTCACTGTCTCTGCCCTTTATGCCTAAACCAATATAATAAGACCAAAAAAAAGAGTAGGTCCAATACTTGTCCATATTCTTGGCGTGAAAGGATAATCACTTAATacaattttgtcttcatttcagtGGAAGAACAATCAGGATGTCATGttccgcacacacacgcacacacacacatacaccattcctatatatatatatatgtatatgtatgtatgtatttagatCTATCACACAACACTAGATGTATGCATCACGGTTGCAATGAATGTAAACTGCAGTGTCAGCAATATTTCTGTCTTTACCTTTTCTTGTATTCTCTGGCATATTTACATCAAATAGTCACAAAATTAGGCTTGTCTCACTCAGTCAAATCATAATTCCATGTGAAGTCAAAATAACACTTAAGGGAGCAGAACTAAGCATAAAGAAAGGACAAGAGctcacattagtttgtgttcttttaagTAATGTTGTatttgctatgcctaaatataaccacA
Protein-coding sequences here:
- the ccka gene encoding cholecystokinin a; translated protein: MTTEANIAASFLTSTKTTAGMNIIICVLVFLAAVSRVSLSLPSQSISHRSDSAAVASDGHAINHTRQARSAGAPPSGQLSNSDRAQEDVEALNTLRQLLARLVSRKGMPYQSRLSITSRASGLAPQHRIMDRDYEGWLDFGRRNAEEYEYS